In one window of Drosophila mauritiana strain mau12 chromosome X, ASM438214v1, whole genome shotgun sequence DNA:
- the LOC117146784 gene encoding early endosome antigen 1 isoform X6 codes for MDTRSWRKVLLQWIGKCQFIEPNYISLEQSDLDSFFSVFIRKIQETQSDKGKELQDQPTKPIPLVQEFLAHNYPEFIVHQDDKEQPLDCLYVYTLLLHYSCVKKPSLFFHNICNNLPEMTQTCIASFFGETVDRLLTREYLSQSIANVAIIYQQGTQTSVSPCLPSSSLSPDPRSDDAQCPSTPSSSSSQPSSSTPQLHNHRERLRLQMSGSEMPPPSTPKTELLEQRTKELRGIRAQLEVVRYEKTVLEEQQLEKDELIKVLSKEKMMAKMELERLKNVKLNEEPHDNESHIMPYEFEHMKGNLLKEIGLKENLITEITDKLHDLRVEKSELSEKLNLAGKQLLEYTDRIRLLESRVEELTRSVSSRDDRIFFLELDNQELDQCLKEARDELKNRREVLNASSDLLDCSLSPNTTPENLASSVIDKQLREKEHENAELKEKLQYLHTSQRELCQALSSFLQKHNIDHEFPVEWTSSSLLSTISAIESTFVNTVEKSTQMKKECDVQAVCVEKLLEKCKLLYRSLGCQPQELDAFKATIAEPMESVFESSRECETILGCCHMRVVDIALKNNHLELDNERLNENCAELKSIIDRGDQHLADINLQLTEKEKQIKDVAAEIQELRKRNINLENMLSQIADKEASAASHAQRLQQCVKLMRAKYEVCRNELIAKNAAQDELVRMMVVPDWETLHGRVRQLIDLERRHVELNEMYRGMLKELDELSAKHDKLTHSHVEFVKRTEIELERKNAQLMAFEKHNNHFDCFLTRIFTLLRSRNGPKSTTMCSANTSIESMRIEQRFENIEKLIEGQLLSADTLKKELDDLRAKNEELSTENINAIIKRKKFVDSLEVNSEKVKQYITDLEKEAFSKNEKVAQLENTLSEEQSNARQLALRLDMAQQEVNDYYVEATRFINTVMDRIHEDFNGENHPQTLGNCMTKFLRIFDQMEVWYEDSSSLVEKLLHTRDELKKKLKASDEKMAKVMETYEEQIKALQAECDMEAKKNEHLEANRNAVMDTKDRRCQNFDKQDSSTDELFSVQGKLQKEQEITAQLKEDTLEKLQAKLQEGQQLVDSQKVELDKERKELAQVKSAFETQIKLSDDLQREKESAQQLVDSQKVELDKERKELAQVKSAFETQTKLSDDLQREKESAQQLVDNLKVELDKGQKELAQVKTAFEAQTKLSDDLQREKESAQQLVDNLKVELDKGQKELAQVKTAFEAQTKLSDDLQREKESAQQLVDNLKVELDKERKELAQVKSAFETQIKLSDDLQRENESAQRLVDNLKVELDKGQKELAQVKTAFEAQTKLSDDLQREKESAQQLVDSQKVELDKERKELAQVKSAFETQIKLSDDLQRENESAQRLVDNLKVELDKGQKELAQVKTAFEAQTKISDDLQREKESAQQLVDNLKVELDKERKELAQVKSAFETQIKLSHDLQRENESAQRLVDNLKVELDKGQKELAQVKSAFETQTKLSDDLQREKESAQQLVDNLKVELDKERKELAQVKSAFETQIKLSDDLQREKESAQQLVDNLKVELDKGQKELAQVKTAFEAQTKLSDDLQREKESAQREIFLVKERLRKEKREFEVELATLEDMIETLEEGRTQMEAERAAAYERINQLEARCQENNNANSELQVQTFKLECLQHQLKSEVGSCNSLVEDLNRKLADNVSKLDDAQSRLKTEIDEHNQVKEQLAHIADIPEVVELRNCLEAVTAQREEAQEKLAVVTSLLGRSNQEKLKMEEKACEVGNKNAELLELVEFYRYRVEAIERLLLASNQELEELKTNQAEGARDLGDTYSTSDGRQTETDQDKERNNKLALDCKILQAKYRDAKDEIKRCEKKIKDQRLEMEGKLEKMKNKMRSLYTAEVTRMKEKQERDAAKSASELEALTAQNAKYEEHTRKLSTQIVRLNEKILEQQKQHAIISTKLRHLQMQPIISETKPSSTTLTVSSSSSAPNDDWQPFKRPNVPSSNLAMEDEEGEVFNNTYLTDLKLGRVPADMTAEELIYRNSLQPPHLKSTYAAQYDLGSQDEDLKVSVSSSPISTAIYAGSSGSSNSSIIHKTRHGTNTTPLKAQQAAKWARILRRP; via the exons ATGGACACGCGCAGCTGGCGCAAGGTCCTACTCCAGTGG ATTGGCAAGTGCCAGTTCATCGAGCCGAACTACATTAGCTTGGAGCAGTCGGACCTGGACTCCTTCTTTTCGGTCTTCATTCGAAAGATCCAGGAGACGCAATCTGACAAGGGGAAGGAGCTGCAGGATCAGCCCACAAAACCAATCCCCCTTGTGCAGGAATTTCTAGCAC ATAACTATCCCGAGTTCATTGTCCATCAAGATGACAAGGAGCAGCCTTTGGATTGCCTTTACGTTTACACGCTCTTGTTACATTATTCGTGCGTGAAGAAGCCCAGCTTGTTCTTTCACAACATCTGCAATAATCTGCCGGAGATGACGCAGACATGCATCGCATCCTTCTTTGGAGAGACCGTTGACAGGCTGTTGACGCGCGAATATCTAAGCCAGTCGATCGCCAACGTGGCAATTATTTACCAACAGGGGACTCAGACCTCAGTCAGCCCATGTCTTCCCAGCAGCAGCTTGAGTCCCGATCCGAGAAGCGATGATGCACAGTGTCCATCCACGCcctcatcgtcatcgtcacAGCCGTCGAGCAGCACGCCACAGTTGCACAATCATCGCGAACGCCTTCGCCTACAGATGTCTGGCTCCGAAATGCCACCTCCTTCGACCCCGAAAACGGAGCTACTGGAGCAACGCACCAAGGAGCTGCGCGGTATTCGTGCCCAACTGGAGGTGGTGCGCTACGAGAAGACCGTGCTGGAGGAGCAGCAATTGGAGAAGGACGAGCTTATTAAAGTTCTCAGCAAAG AGAAAATGATGGCCAAGATGGAACTGGAAAGACTGAAGAACGTAAAGCTAAACGAAGAGCCGCATGATAACGAGAGCCACATCATGCCATATGAGTTCGAACAT ATGAAGGGAAACCTTTTAAAGGAAATTGGTCTAAAGGAGAATCTCATCACTGAGATTACCGATAAGCTGCATGATTTGCGTGTCGAAAAGTCCGAGCTGTCGGAGAAG CTGAATCTGGCAGGAAAACAATTGCTGGAGTATACGGATCGCATCCGATTGCTAGAAAGCCGTGTAGAAGAATTGACTCGTAGCGTATCGTCCAGGGACGATAGGATCTTCTTTCTGGAGCTCGATAACCAGGAATTGGATCAGTGTCTTAAAGAAGCCCGTGACGAGTTGAAGAACCGACGCGAGGTCTTAAACGCATCCTCGGATTTGCTAGACTGTTCGCTGTCGCCGAACACCACGCCCGAGAATTTGGCCAGTTCTGTGATTGACAAGCAGTTGCGCGAGAAGGAGCATGAGAATGCCGAGCTAAAGGAGAAGCTGCAGTATTTGCACACTTCACAGCGGGAGCTATGCCAGGCCCTTTCAAGTTTCCTCCAGAAGCACAATATCGATCACGAGTTTCCGGTGGAATGGACGTCGTCGTCCCTGTTGTCCACCATTTCTGCAATCGAAAGCACCTTTGTTAATACGGTGGAGAAGAGTACGCAAATGAAGAAGGAATGCGATGTTCAGGCTGTGTGTGTCGAAAAACTACTGGAGAAATGCAAGCTGTTATATCGATCGCTGGGATGCCAGCCACAAGAGCTAGATGCGTTCAAGGCCACAATAGCGGAGCCGATGGAGTCGGTTTTCGAATCGAGCCGTGAATGTGAAACCATTCTGGGTTGTTGTCATATGAGGGTAGTCGATATAGCATTGAAAAACAACCATCTGGAGTTAGACAACGAAAGGCTTAATGAAAACTGCGCTGAGCTTAAATCAATAATTGATCGCGGGGATCAACACCTGGCCGATATCAATCTGCAGCTAACCGAGAAGGAAAAGCAGATAAAAGATGTGGCCGCTGAAATCCAGGAGCTGCGCAAAAGGAATATAAACCTTGAAAATATGCTCAGCCAAATCGCAGATAAGGAAGCCAGTGCGGCAAGCCATGCACAGCGTTTGCAGCAGTGCGTCAAGCTTATGAGAGCCAAGTATGAAGTGTGCCGAAATGAACTAATTGCTAAGAACGCGGCCCAAGATGAGTTGGTCAGGATGATGGTTGTGCCAGACTGGGAGACCTTGCATGGGCGCGTACGCCAGCTGATCGATCTGGAGAGGAGGCATGTTGAACTTAACGAGATGTATAGAGGGATGTTGAAGGAATTGGATGAGCTCAGCGCTAAACATGACAAACTGACGCATTCCCATGTAGAGTTTGTAAAGAGAACGGAGATCGAATTGGAAAGGAAGAATGCACAGCTAATGGCATTCGAAAAGCATAACAATCATTTTGATTGTTTTCTGACCCGCATCTTTACTCTCTTAAGAAGTAGAAACGGTCCGAAATCCACGACTATGTGCTCAGCGAACACCTCCATTGAATCGATGCGTATTGAACAGCGATTTGAGAATATTGAAAAGTTAATTGAGGGGCAATTGCTTTCGGCTGATACTCTTAAGAAGGAGTTGGACGATCTTCGGGCGAAAAATGAAGAGCTCTCTACGGAGAACATCAATGCAATAATAAAGCGCAAGAAATTCGTGGATTCTCTGGAGGTCAACAGCGAAAAAGTCAAGCAATACATAACAGATCTAGAGAAAGAAGCTTTCAGCAAAAACGAAAAGGTAGCCCAGCTGGAAAATACTCTAAGCGAGGAGCAAAGCAATGCAAGACAATTGGCACTGAGGTTAGACATGGCGCAGCAGGAAGTAAATGACTACTATGTGGAAGCCACTAGGTTTATAAACACCGTTATGGATCGCATTCATGAAGATTTCAATGGCGAAAACCACCCCCAGACGCTGGGCAATTGTATGACCAAATTTTTACGAATTTTTGACCAGATGGAGGTGTGGTACGAGGACTCTTCGTCGTTGGTAGAAAAACTCCTGCATACTAGGGATGAATTGAAAAAGAAACTGAAGGCATCTGATGAGAAAATGGCCAAGGTAATGGAAACGTATGAAGAACAGATTAAAGCCCTTCAAGCTGAATGTGACATGGAGGCCAAGAAGAACGAGCATTTGGAGGCGAATCGGAATGCAGTAATGGATACTAAAGATCGGCGTTGCCAGAATTTTGATAAACAGGACAGCTCCACGGATGAGCTATTTAGTGTTCAGGGTAAGCTTCAGAAGGAACAGGAAATTACGGCTCAGCTCAAAGAGGACACACTCGAAAAACTGCAGGCAAAGCTGCAGGAAGGACAGCAGCTTGTAGATAGCCAGAAAGTGGAGCTGGACAAGGAGCGCAAAGAACTGGCTCAGGTTAAGTCTGCCTTTGAGACACAGATCAAACTATCAGATGATTTGCAGCGTGAAAAGGAATCTGCCCAGCAGCTTGTAGATAGCCAGAAAGTGGAGCTGGACAAGGAGCGCAAAGAACTGGCTCAGGTTAAGTCTGCTTTTGAGACACAGACCAAACTATCAGATGATTTGCAGCGTGAAAAGGAATCTGCCCAGCAGCTTGTAGATAACCTGAAAGTGGAGCTGGACAAGGGGCAGAAAGAACTGGCTCAGGTTAAGACTGCGTTTGAGGCACAGACCAAACTATCAGATGATTTGCAGCGTGAAAAGGAATCTGCCCAGCAGCTTGTAGATAACCTGAAAGTGGAGCTGGACAAGGGGCAGAAAGAACTGGCTCAGGTTAAGACTGCGTTTGAGGCACAGACCAAACTATCAGATGATTTGCAGCGTGAAAAGGAATCTGCCCAGCAGCTTGTAGATAACCTGAAAGTGGAGCTGGACAAGGAGCGCAAAGAACTGGCTCAGGTTAAGTCTGCCTTTGAGACACAGATCAAACTATCAGATGATTTGCAGCGTGAAAATGAATCTGCCCAGCGGCTTGTAGATAACCTGAAAGTGGAGCTGGACAAGGGGCAGAAAGAACTGGCTCAGGTTAAAACTGCGTTTGAGGCACAGACCAAACTATCAGATGATTTGCAGCGTGAAAAGGAATCTGCCCAGCAGCTTGTAGATAGCCAGAAAGTGGAGCTGGACAAGGAGCGCAAAGAACTGGCTCAGGTTAAGTCTGCCTTTGAGACACAGATCAAACTATCAGATGATTTGCAGCGTGAAAATGAATCTGCCCAGCGGCTTGTAGATAACCTGAAAGTGGAGCTGGACAAGGGGCAGAAAGAACTGGCTCAGGTTAAGACTGCGTTTGAGGCACAGACCAAAATATCAGATGATTTGCAGCGTGAAAAGGAATCTGCCCAGCAGCTTGTAGATAACCTGAAAGTGGAGCTGGACAAGGAGCGCAAAGAACTGGCTCAGGTTAAGTCTGCCTTTGAGACACAGATCAAACTATCACATGATTTGCAGCGTGAAAATGAATCTGCCCAGCGGCTTGTAGATAACCTGAAAGTGGAGCTGGACAAGGGGCAGAAAGAACTGGCTCAGGTTAAGTCTGCCTTTGAGACACAGACCAAACTATCAGATGATTTGCAGCGTGAAAAGGAATCTGCCCAGCAGCTTGTAGATAACCTGAAAGTAGAGCTGGACAAGGAGCGCAAAGAACTGGCTCAGGTTAAGTCTGCCTTTGAGACACAGATCAAACTATCAGATGATTTGCAGCGTGAAAAGGAATCTGCCCAGCAGCTTGTAGATAACCTGAAAGTGGAGCTGGACAAGGGGCAGAAAGAACTGGCTCAGGTTAAGACTGCGTTTGAGGCACAGACCAAACTATCAGATGATTTGCAGCGTGAAAAGGAATCTGCACAGCGAGAGATCTTCCTGGTCAAGGAGCGATTGAGGAAGGAAAAGCGTGAGTTCGAGGTGGAATTGGCCACCCTTGAAGACATGATCGAAACATTGGAGGAGGGCCGTACTCAGATGGAAGCGGAGCGTGCGGCTGCCTACGAACGAATCAATCAGTTGGAGGCCCGTTGCCAAGAAAATAATAACGCGAACAGTGAATTGCAAGTGCAAACCTTTAAGCTCGAGTGCTTGCAGCATCAGCTAAAATCCGAGGTGGGTAGCTGCAACTCGTTGGTGGAAGACCTTAACCGAAAGCTGGCAGATAATGTCAGTAAGTTGGATGACGCGCAGAGTCGCCTGAAGACTGAAATCGACGAGCATAACCAGGTCAAGGAACAATTAGCCCACATCGCCGATATACCTGAGGTAGTCGAACTGCGGAATTGCTTGGAAGCGGTGACTGCCCAGCGTGAAGAGGCCCAGGAAAAACTGGCTGTGGTCACCAGCCTTTTAGGCAGATCTAACCAGGAGAAACTCAAGATGGAGGAGAAGGCTTGTGAAGTTGGGAATAAAAATGCCGAGTTGTTGGAACTCGTCGAATTCTATAGGTATCGTGTGGAAGCTATTGAACGGCTGCTTCTCGCTTCCAACCAAGAGTTGGAAGAACTAAAAACCAACCAGGCGGAGGGTGCGAGAGATCTTGGCGACACATACAGCACATCTGATGGACGCCAAACGGAGACGGATCAGGATAAGGAGAGAAACAACAAGCTAGCGCTAGACTGCAAGATATTGCAGGCCAAGTATCGCGATGccaaggatgagattaagcgCTGCGAGAAGAAGATAAAGGACCAGCGTCTTGAGATGGAGGGAAAACTGGAAAAGATGAAAAACAAGATG CGTTCCTTGTATACGGCGGAGGTGACGCGCATGAAGGAGAAGCAGGAACGGGATGCGGCCAAAAGCGCGTCGGAGCTGGAGGCACTCACCGCCCAG AATGCCAAATACGAAGAGCATACACGCAAGCTGTCCACCCAGATTGTTCGGTTGAACGAGAAGATCCtggagcagcagaagcagcatgCGATCATTAGCACCAAACTTCGTCACCTGCAGATGCAGCCCATCATCAGCGAAACGAAACCATCCAGCACAACGCTCACCGTTTCGTCCAGTTCGTCGGCGCCGAACGATGACTGGCAGCCCTTCAAGCGGCCCAATGTACCGTCCTCCAATCTGGCTATGGAAGATGAAGAGGGCGAGGTCTTTAACAACACTTACCTGACGGATCTCAAATTGGGCCGTGTGCCGGCAGACATGAC AGCCGAGGAGCTTATTTATCGGAATTCGTTGCAACCGCCGCATCTGAAGAGCACTTATGCTGCCCAGTATGATTTGGGCAGCCAGGACGAAGATCTCAAAGTAAGCGTTAGCAGTTCTCCGATATCCACTGCCATATACGCCGGCAGtagtggcagcagcaacagcagcatcatccATAAGACCAGACACGGCACAAACACCACACCGTTGAAGGCACAGCAGGCAGCTAAGTGGGCACGCATTTTGCGTCGCCCATAG